The genomic segment GTGACGattattgtaatttataaaatagctgtatcatttcaagcatcgcgattggtcaatacgcgtcacatgacatccaactttttttgtgcactgcacggtagtgcaaaaggtgtgcaacgaaaattgacattgcacgctcgagcaaaccagtgcggtagaagtccaacaaaactgtactgtaacttttaaaaaaattgtttctgtgttgctattttataaaacaaataatgcacttgctctgtcgtgcgtaaaagtaaatgcagagaaagctcggtttcttcagatggagcacactgggcactcgccgcaagcggctcgtgcacagtgcgactcctatctgaagaaacctcgcgtgctctgcatttccactaacgcactcggctgcatgcattatttgtatatcaacAAACATGGCAGAAAGTATACATTCGGCTTATATCACTGTAACAAAACGTTATATCAATCTGTTACGCTACACTCACAcaaccgaaaccgactccaaccCCACCAATGGTATGCCTTTCGAAGTAACGTAATATATTttatggtaaattgccaattcgccCACTGTcgactcgtccactcaccacatggtctaacttcatttcgtctaatgccattccgtccatcaatatttcgtctaacatccatttggtccaataaccattaggtccaattatcacttcgtctaatcaccagttcgtctattaccattttgtataataaccagttggtcaaatGCCCATTTTACTTtccttcattttgcacaattaacacttttgtttaattagaccaaatggtatatggactaaatggctattcgatcaactggttattagacggaatgacattagactaaatgaaagtagaccatatggtgagtggatgaactgatggtagacgaagtgatagtagacgagttggcaatttggacgaattggcattagacgaattggaaataaaccgatcTGATCGGTCTGGAGCCGGTTTCATTGATGTGACTCtgacatatatttattttatttaattctttattcattgatatattcatattccacaaatccTCAAAGCACATTtcgtaataaatcatttttacaatgaaaagatgcatcaactGCATAAATCATGGAGGATTGAAACgtaccaatgaaatgaaaaagtggaggggcctactgaaaagcaaagcttgtaagatGTAGACcccctttcaaaatattatataagggtaatatgatataagtagagtaaaaataatcagcaaaatgatattaatttataTAGACATAAAAACTGTAGCACAAATGtatatacactatatacaaaattaaatattgactttaaaataatcaacaCTACCGTGGACtctaaacaaatatttgattgaatcaataaaaATTCAGAAGAATCTTTTTGACGAGTAATTTAAATCAGTTCAGATTAGCTGCCTCTTTCATTACTCTGTCAAGGGAATACCAGAGTTTTGATCctgtgaaaaatacagttttgctaGAATATACTGTACTACTTTCAAGGTAAGTGATAGTCATTTGACTGTCTCGTATTATATGAATGCAAGGTATTGTTTCTCGTAAATTTCTTTTGTAGGACATTAGGTACACTATTTCTATCTAGCTGAtacatgaattggaatagttAGTTGTAAGTGACACAGGTCACTGACTCCTTATTAAGGATACGGTTCTGACGAAACAATTCATCCGTATGAGCTCTAAAGGacacatttcatattattctCAGTACTTTTTTCTGAAGTAGCAAATAAGTTATTTTAATTCTGAAACctacaatatgaaaaaaatatatatattaatatatatattacaaaaacaggaaaacaaaacaaatactgaagtaatttgaattaatacataaaaataataaattaagtaTAATGATAAGAACTTACATTATCTTTAAAGTGTTTTTTAATCCTTAAATTAAACTCATTGTCATGTGCTGAAAACTTGATACAAAATCACAATGTAGTACTTAAAGACAGATAGCCTTGTTGAAATATTCAATAATATCAAAGCAGTAGTGGCAACAGATAAAATAAACTTTCTAATTCATGTATTTCACTATTTTGAGTTCAACAGTTTACATACTGTACTTTTCTGTATATACAGAGTGCATTATCTAAGATAAAACGAGTTACAGTTGTTTGTCATCAGATGTATATCTTGCAATTCTGCCTGATCACTAACATTTTTagtatatttatatttacacTACTTAAATGATGAGTAAGGCTATAATCGAAcctaaatttggaaaaatttacaaactTTACCAATATCCTGATTTGGTGGTAGTTATGACTAACATTTCAATCAGGATGCGACATGAATTATACAAGATTCATCTTTGTGCCCAATagtcatttcgtctaccatcagttcatccactcaccataatggtctactttcatttagtctaatgccatttcgtctaataaccagttggtcgaATAGCCGACAAAGTTAAATTAGGTTACTAGTAGGGAGAGAGAAACCTTTTGGTTTGTTTGCCTGTTGAgacattataacaaaaattagaataaaagGCAAAAATATGTTAATATTAAATCCTGATATTTTATCAAGGTCGTCTGCTCTGAAGTTTCAAGCGTGACAATTTTGATATTAATCTGTGTtcatttagaagaaaaaaaaacttctcgAATCCCTTTttgataatatataaaatatttttttctgattttggatAAACCTAAATCTGTGCTACGTTTAGATCATAATCTAATGAATAATGCAATTAAACTGTTATTAAAGTTACCAATATGGTGAAGGCATATTACGTTTTCGTGACATATCATAATTCATGAGGCTTCAGTATGCAAATTAGTTAACCGATGATGTCATATTGAGATTGATGTTTGGCAGGCTTATGTCACAAAAGCCGACATATACGACTTACAGCGTTCAGTTGGTTATAATTACACATGTGAATCTATACTGAAACACTAAAGATGGTCACTGTGGTCCagcaataaattattttgtcattttcatcaacgTTACTAGCAAGAGATGGCACACTGCAATGCCAACGCGGCAATGCCTTTGTTCTTCCGACCCCGTTCAAATTCAGTGTTAGAAATGTACAGTTTCATATCTGCATTAAAAACAAAACGTTTAGCTTTACGAATGGCAAAAAATTGCTTGAGTTAAACCTTGGTTCGAAATATTAATAGCTGTCTTTTAAACACGTTTCTTTAtgttgtaaaaaaatgtggtatGGTGTAAAAATGTATCAATTTAACGCATTCTACAAGATTTTTTAGTCCCAGAGGGCGCACATGATGACAAGCAACCCATACGGGCTGAGATCATCCTCTTTCGTTTCCGTAGAATGGTAGGAGAGGAACCAATCTCCACCTGTTCTCTCTAGCTGGAGCCCCAAGCTAAACACAAGGCACTCTGCCCGCCTGGAACCAGCGAAGAGATCGCTAACAATCGGTTGGTCCAATGGCAGTCTCCCCGCCGTAAGTGTTTCCGCTAGCTGGtaacaaaattgatttaaaaaaaataaaactttcacaTCAATGAAAAGTTTTCACATCGTTATAAATACTTTTACATCATCAGAATAAACTTTCACATCatcataagaaaataataaaacaaattatatatgataatcaGATAAAATTATACTTTCACATCATTAGAAATATAGTTGAATGTTTAAATCTGAAGTACGTAGGTTCATTTTAGGAATCAACTTAAAGATTGTATTCAGTTATTTTCAGAGTGTAGATAGAGTTGTAATGAGTGAAAACCTTCATTTtgcagtttatttttttaaatatgaagaaaaaaaaatggagcgGTGGTGtccttaaataaaacgttaATTCTGTCGTATATTATAAAAAGTGGGTCAGTTTTTCATCCATATAAGATGACCCCCACCCACTTCCATCCTCATATCTACATTTAAATGCAAGTGTTCTTCAgcataaatgataataataaggtattttcatttattttcatatttcttatttttgatTCACATAAAAAACAGTAACAGTAATGCATAACCATTGAATTATAGACAACTGAATAATATACaattaacataatataatgatacaatcaGTCGAGTTGTAAGGTAAAAGTCAAAGAAATCTGATGGGACCTAAATAAATACTAGCTTGATAAATTGCTTGTGTTTTGAAAAGGAGAGGGTGGAATCTGCGATATATTGAAAAGCGTGGCCGCGAGATCCACCATTATCCGATTATTCGAAATACTAAATACCAGCAAAACACGAATTCTTCTTACCACTTTAATAATTGACCGTTTCTCCTCTTCTGAACACTCGAACAATATTCTTCCCTGGTCTTCATTTAATGCTTGAAtagaaaaattaatgaaataatacaaatattgataaacaatgGATGATAagcaatgaatgaataatacaaatataaataaataattatttccaaattttctttacaaaataatgataaagaaaatccCTCCCTAACAAGCAAATCCCTCGAAATTCCTGCTGTACGTGGAAAGATAATTACTCTAACAAAAGTACTCAAATAAAAATACTTCATTAAAAGTACTTTAATTgatgtgacgtcataataggtGGAAtatgtgtcatattttttctgaGCAACTTTGCTATGGGTTTTTTTACCATGTACACATGGTAAATTTCTCTGATCTTAATATTCAATCTTGGTTGTGCACATTCACAGTCTGTAGACCTTTGAATGATGGTACAGGTATGTGTGTGACGAGGGTGTAGATCTAGAGCTTGTGTGGGGGAATCATAATCTTCATTCCTCTTTCTGGCAAGCCTTACCCTCACCCTGAAGGGAACACTCCGGACACCCTGGGACCAGATGTACTTGTTTGGAGGGTGTTGTTTGTCGCAAACTTTATGACAGCCTCCTTCGTTGCgaaaattataaaacaattgcaattaaattattaattaattgacCCGTTAAAGTGtcttgaaatgaatgaataaaatgattacATAATGAGGTATTCACCTATGCAAATGGTAGAATAGTTGTGAAAGTATTCTTCGCATATATCATGtgcttaaaacaaaaaaatacttaCAACCCATTAGATCCACTAAATAGGACGTACAGACGAGGATGTTACTTTCATCTCCAGTCGGAAATACTATGTTCTCCTTCTATTAATATCAtgtaagaaacaaaacaaacatgaaatCACGATGGTGCGTTTTCTCCCATCTTCATGACATTCAAAGAAAATCTACCCTTTatcctttgtttgtttgttttatttccgtgTACATAGtacaaaaaacatgaaatgataGATGTCAAGGTCGCAGTACAGTAAGAATTAATAAGGATAAAAAAGTAAATCATACGGCTGGTAGTCCATATTCAGTTGCAATATCATATTGCTGCTGGTCTTCCATTGGAGCCAGTTTACTTGAATAATAGAAATGATTACCATAGTTGTATAGGAAGCtgaccaataataataataataaaacattttacatAGCCCACATCTACTCAACATCCTAAAATCCGAATTATTTATTGCACATCTCATTATCATTTTCTCCCTCTTCCTCCATAAACCTTGGGTTAAAGAAATTGGTCTTTTCTccttccattttttcttcttttttgggggggaggggatgTTTGGTTCTTTCATTTGCTTTTCTTCATCCCTGTACCTTTTCATCATCGATGCTATTCCCTTCtctattttcccctttttcttctctctgcTTTCCGAAAGCATACaaattatcatatttgcaacTGAAATCCCAGTCAGTCGATTAACTAAGctcttcaaaatgaaaaaaacaacaactggggcctgttgcataaaacttttcaCCCGAGAAAACTCTGgttaaaactgaaaactaaggttagtctgatttctgccattgactttaacacagggcaaaaactccggtaaaaacaacctgagttttttcaggtaaaaagttttatgcaacggggccctgatgaATAGACAAACCTCGAAACTGAAGCCCGCCACCTGTAGGTAAGGTTTGATATCATTGAGATCGGGACAGCCGAGCTTCTCTTTCATCATCTCCCATGTCGTCTGCTTCCCTCCTTCTCCGACAAGTAAAGCATTCAGTGCGACCTGCAGCTGTAAAGATGGAAAGGGGAATTTATTTCAATAGCAATATGGGTGCAGGTTGCTGCCAGTTCCTCCTATTTAAAAGGATGAtccgggctggaaatatttCTATCTAATTGAAAAGAGTTAAATTagcagagcaaaatgctgaaaatttgatcaaaatcagatgacaaacaaagttattgaattttaaagttagcaatattttgtgaaaacagttatatgcacatcgtcatgaatattcattaggtgggctgatgatgtcacatccctactttcctttttcctatgttattacatgaaatcataattgattcattatttgatacatgtgtgaatgatatgtctcctgTATAATAAAATACGTTGCAGCAGTGCTTATCTAATGCTctcaatcagttgtcaatctaatTTCTTTAGttattggaggaaaaaattgaataaacctaatttcatataataaaatgcaaaagaacaagtggggatgtgatatcatcagtttactcattgaatattcatgaagacatgcctagaaccttttcactggaataatgcaaaactttaaaatgtcataactgtgttattctttgtccgattttgatcaaatttcagtgtttgtttgtctgatttttctttatctcttcaaatcatattattttcagcctggagtacccatTCAAGACGAGCCTGAAAATTACAGTATCATATGTCATATACGACGTTTGGATATGCGACACCTTTTCATGTCTGAATGCTCTTCTATTGGTGCTTATGTCTGAATCTGAATGGTTGTTCATTCACTTATCGTATCATAAATTATCTTGTATTAATATACCACATTAGAAAGTGCATTTTAAGTAGAGTTGGAGTATCTATAATCTAACTTAATTTGCCAGATAAAGCCGActtgaaaatatttgtaattcaACTATCTCTGATTTTATAATCCTTATTCCCACTACAAATTCACTAAAGGTTCATAAAAATGAGGTTAAAACTCACCATGATGTTCAGACTGTCTAGTTGGATAGGATGTTTGAGAAGTAGAGTAAGGGACTGACGAACATCCTTGAGATCTTGATCAGGCAAAGACAACATTGCTTTTAACTGATCTCGAATCTCACCTATGTCTCGCACTGGAGCTGCATGGAGTAGAGAAAGATAATATAAATGGTTACTGGTACATATTGTATATTACTGAACATTAAACAATGATAATCTTGAATTATCATTAATAGAAAATATCATATCAGGAATGATTAATGGCAACAATAAAAAAGATCACATCACTGTAAAAACTATAATTGTTAAATCAATGATGGTATTgtcaatgaaaataacaataacaataaaatgaaaggaTTATAATATCAATGGGTTTTTTTATATAATAGGATTCCCTTGCACTCcgtaactaaaaaaaaacataattaacTTTCAAACTCCAAAAACAGACTTTGCACGAAATAGCAGCCTTTATCTTGCCACACTTAAATTTAAGTCATTTGCAGAAAAtattcgaccccccccccctctgcccGCTACCATGGCTACAGAAGTTGGCATCTCACACTTACCATTTACATTGAAATGAAGATCGCCCCTCGGTGTTAAATCTGTATCTTAATGAAAAGGAGCAAATacaatatcaaatcaaatcaaatcaaatctgaaCAAATGATTGAATCAATAAAGtaagaaattaaattttatgaCATCATCgaaccatttttcatcaatataAATCCAAACGAATTACGTCCTTTTTACATATGTTTATTTAAAAGATGAAAAGTAAAAGATGACAATAAAGACAATGATGtaacgatgatgatggcgatgatgaggatgaggtaGAATatattgatgatgacgatgatgaagatgatgaacataatgatgatgatgatgatgatgacgatgatgacaatgatgacgatgatggtgatgatgataatgatgcttaAAATTAAATACAAACCTTGTGATTCAGATAAACGTTCAACTAAATGTAAATCTTACCTTTCTTTCATATGTTTCcatctcctttcttttctttactgCGCAACGAGCATCTTCTCCAGCCGGTGCATTTTAAATGTCCgtataattttattattgtcatcattattatgattatgatgacggtgatgacgaagatggttgtgatggtggtgatggtagtgccGTGCCGTGGTGGTataggtggtggtggtgatgatgatgatgatgataatgatgatgacgacgacgacgacgatgatagATGAtaacgatgttgatgatggtggtggtggtgatgttgatggtgataatgatgatgataaaggtaACTATAGATATagtaatggtgatggtggtgatttttttttttaccaattgaTTCATTATACAACGCGCCAGAAATGTTGTCGATTTTGTCCTCTTGAAGTActagtattcttttttttgggaAGGGGGTTTATGAAGaaacatatttcataaaaatatacttACGATCATATTTAGGCTTATGACCACGTTCATCATCTTTAATGGTCATGAAACCACCTTCACTGTCCGGTAGTTGCATGAGCTGAATCGACCTGTCAGCTTTCACAAGAATCTCGAGCATACGGAAAGCTAGTGGGGTGTTGGATGGGATTTCTATGGAACGCTTTCTGTCGTTTGACAGCGAAGTCTCAAGGCTAACCTGAAATACGAATATAATGAGATTTATCTTCATTTATGACCGATACGATAACGTATCGAGGGGGTATGTAAACATACTTGCAGTCGAAAGCAACATGTTTAGATCACCCTTTAGCATGTTTATGGTACAGTGACGTCACAACCAGAATGATCAGCATTATtggtggaggagccgtggtgtagtggttctgactctcgccttgtaaaccgagggtcgtgtgttcgaatcccaccacggtctggcgtcctttggcaaggtgttgatccacactttgccactcccgacccaggtgctaaatgggcacccggtaggatgtgaaagtcattgtagcttgtccggTACTGTGTgtgc from the Lytechinus pictus isolate F3 Inbred chromosome 1, Lp3.0, whole genome shotgun sequence genome contains:
- the LOC129263502 gene encoding pejvakin-like isoform X2 — its product is MSLFYKHSIFNQATGNFVHSVSSRALSNLVPSPSLSDAGNCHPYHLVVKKNKKYFWNKVRLYPTPFTLSDIVDGDLTDNAFDEVNPTKKDLVNFERTLTIEAKGKLEASLAMEVAGFELDGNHRIEVSVDFGQIAEKSLDIPELVNSVKGRKVNLRNDFIKEVMSTKRNTLCLVVTTLSTEAESKITTDIQTSGSADGNVTGSAHSVSLETSLSNDRKRSIEIPSNTPLAFRMLEILVKADRSIQLMQLPDSEGGFMTIKDDERGHKPKYDHLTPRGDLHFNVNAPVRDIGEIRDQLKAMLSLPDQDLKDVRQSLTLLLKHPIQLDSLNIMLQVALNALLVGEGGKQTTWEMMKEKLGCPDLNDIKPYLQVAGFSFEKENIVFPTGDESNILVCTSYLVDLMGSLNEDQGRILFECSEEEKRSIIKVLAETLTAGRLPLDQPIVSDLFAGSRRAECLVFSLGLQLERTGGDWFLSYHSTETKEDDLSPYGLLVIMCALWD
- the LOC129263502 gene encoding uncharacterized protein LOC129263502 isoform X1, giving the protein MSLFYKHSIFNQATGNFVHSVSSRALSNLVPSPSLSDAGNCHPYHLVVKKNKKYFWNKVRLYPTPFTLSDIVDGDLTDNAFDEVNPTKKDLVNFERTLTIEAKGKLEASLAMEVAGFELDGNHRIEVSVDFGQIAEKSLDIPELVNSVKGRKVNLRNDFIKEVMSTKRNTLCLVVTTLSTEAESKITTDIQTSGSADGNVTGSAHSVSLETSLSNDRKRSIEIPSNTPLAFRMLEILVKADRSIQLMQLPDSEGGFMTIKDDERGHKPKYDHTDLTPRGDLHFNVNAPVRDIGEIRDQLKAMLSLPDQDLKDVRQSLTLLLKHPIQLDSLNIMLQVALNALLVGEGGKQTTWEMMKEKLGCPDLNDIKPYLQVAGFSFEKENIVFPTGDESNILVCTSYLVDLMGSLNEDQGRILFECSEEEKRSIIKVLAETLTAGRLPLDQPIVSDLFAGSRRAECLVFSLGLQLERTGGDWFLSYHSTETKEDDLSPYGLLVIMCALWD